The region AATTAACCATTGTATTAATTGTGGAATTATTTTCTGAAGCTAGAAAAGAAGCACCCCCACCCATTGAATGGCCCATTATAGCAGTTTTCGGCAATATGGAATTATGAAATATGGAATTCTCATCTTCACTTTGATCTTGCATTTGAACAGCTAAAGTTTTTAAATCTTTACCAAAATCTTCATGACTAGGAGAAAGGCTCATTTCAGTTGTAGGAAAACAGATGATATAACCTTCAGGGACTAATTCCTCCCAATAATTTTGATAAGATTCCCAGTCCATTAAAAAACCATGACCAAATATGATTACCGGATAGTTTCCTGGTGAAATATTTGTATCATCACCTGGAGTAGCAGAAGGGTAATATATTTGTGTTTCAATATTTCTATCTCTAACATCATCATAAAATACAATCGTTGTATGGCCAATAGTTAAATTCTCCTCTACCATATTTGTATTGGTGTCATCATTACTGCTGCAAGATTGAATTACTATAATTAAAATTATAATTTTGATAATATTAAATATTCTCATAAATAGGGATTTGAATTAATGCTAACTGGTTTTACCCGCTCAATATAACCGAATGCCCATCAACATACAAGATAAAAGCAGGTGGGTATCGCACTTCCAGCACTGTCGCCGGCTGTTGATGCTATTGATAAGGATTTCAAGTATCCGTGGCGCCTTTATATCGCTATAAAATGGAGATTATGGAAGCTCATAGGTTGAATCAAAAACAATTTGACACTCAGGCTGCATTTATAGGCTTCGATACCAATAGGAGCTTTACTAATTTGGATATTCTTAGGTGACCTACAAAATCTCACCATAAAAAGCAGCAAGGCTAATGAGTTCGACAACTCCCCTTCTCTGGAATCCACCAAAGACTTAATTATAAACCGTGTGGCTTATGTCGTTGTTGCTCTTTTCCCCTTTCTCATTCGTTTAGGTCCATACCAAAGCCAAAATCCTGTAATGGTAAACATCAATAAAGAAATACCCATTATAGAAGTATAGAGCAATTTAATCTGATCGCCTGTGGTTCCCAAGTAATAGTCGAGTATGGAACCGTCATGTACTTTTTCAATAAAGTCAGAACGCCTTTCTTCTATATGCAACAGTTTTCCTGTGGTGCCGTCGAGCTGAATGCCCCAAAAATCTTCTGCGAAGATAAACTTGATCATTCCCTTATTCTTTTTGATATCAATTCTATCGAGCTCCTGGGATAAGTCTGTTGACACCGAGTCTCTGAGGACATTACAAGCAATAGTATGTAAACTATCTACCGGAAGCCAATGTTTAAAATCTGTAGAAATACCCGCATATGATTTGGCCTGAATGATACCACCGGTATTTTTTTTCCATCCCAATAATATGCCTGTTACAGAAATAAAGAAGAAGAAAATAAATAAAACCGCTCCTAAAGTCCTGTGAATTTTCCGAATGAATCGTAAGAATTTAGCTTGCTTCTTTACTTTAGTATTCTTCTTCATATAATTTTTTATCGTGTTTTATTTAAATTTTCTTAGACCAAATGTATAAGGATCATTCTGCTTGAATCATCCATTTATCTGAGGTAGTGTGCTGCGACTGGCTTCTCAGTACACTTCTTTTTCCAACAGCATTTTTCATCAAACGCATCAGAAGAATGTAATGTACGAGCTACTAGTTGCGCATTAATTTCAAACTTGCGGTGAAATTAATCAGGTAAGACGGGAAACCCCATGACTTCTGAGTTTTTAGCCTTATCACACCTATGAAACACCTTATAATGATGAAGATCTTCCATAACTGTATGTATAACTAAACAGGTACAAAACTTTATTTTATCTGACAAATCGCACATCACTAATTCCTATTAAAAGAGACCTGTCTTTGACAAGTTTCTGTAAGTTGATCTAATTTAATTTAAGAGCTCCAATACCATGATCCCAAAGTAATTTATTATAGGCAGGAATACTGGTGTTTATCAACTCTTCTGATCTGCTCTTCAGTAATTCCCATTGCTTGTCAAGCTCGTTGAGTCTGTCTTTTGAAGCTTGGCTCACTTTGGGTAAGTCGCTACTGTTTTGATCGATTAGAAAGATGTATTCAGCAGTGAATTTATTTGGGAAATTCTCTACATCATCGTAAGCCTTGGATTTGCGTTGTACCATATCTTCATCCCAAATTTTCAAGTTTTCAAATACAGCTTCACCTTCAGATTTCACATGGCTGTATTTCTTTTCTTCAGGCAATTCCTTTAAAATTTGTGCGATTTGATCTTGCACTTCTTTTAATTTACGAACCCTCCTATGCATATCTGTGAGCCTTGCCTCCGTTGTTGTTTTGAAGTCATGAGTTTCTTGATAATCCTCCTCAGTCACCTCATATAATGGGTTAGGCAATATGTGGAAGATCACCTTAGCTATTTGATCTTCTTGCTTGATGCTAGCAGTATACTCATTAGGCATCGCTTTATGACCTTTATAAGACCCTTCTATATATGCAGTAGGTATTCCTGGCAAACTGGTGTAGTGCATATCCCATACAAAACGGTTCAGCCCAATATTAGTTGTCAGTAAAGGTTCTGGTGAAGGGCCTCCAGGATATTCTAAATAATTAGGATCCTCTTTAGAACTGATCCTCCGTACCAAATTTCCTTCTTTATCTTTAATCTCTAGAGTCAATGCTGTATCCCCGGTGGCAGTAGGTAAATAATAGTAAAAGACAACACCATTAGCAGGGTTAACACCTTGGGAATCGTCTGTGCCTGAGAAGCTGTCTGAATTAGTATTTAATGGACTACTCCAATTTCCTATAATTGCATCTTCTGGTTGAAGTAATGCAAAAGAGGTATCCTCCCCTTTAAACTGTCTTATCAAAGCCAAATCATCTAATATCCAAAAAGATCTTCCCATGGTGGCAATAACTAAGTCGTCATGGCTCACTTTTAAATCGGTGATAGGTGTTATAGGTAAATTCAATTGAAATGCTTGCCATTTTTTCCCTCCATTCCAGGAGATATACATCCCTAGCTCTGTTCCTGCAAAAAGCAAATCTTTTTGCTTGGTATCTTCTCTTACGACCCTAGTGTATGCGCCTGTTGGAATACCCGAGCTGATATTGATCCATGATTTACCGTAATTGGTAGTTTTATAAATAGCAGGGGTATAATCATTGAATTTGAATCTAGTAGTAGCGATATAAGCTGTTGCTTTATCATGTGGAGAGACTTCAATAGAATTGATCAAAGTCTCCGGAAGATTTTTAGGAGTGACATTAACCCAAGTAGCACCACCGTCCTTAGTCAATTGTACCACTCCGTCGTCGGTAGCGGTCCAGATCACTCCTTTTTCATAAGGTGACTCCACCACATAAGCTAGTGTGCCATAATTCTCTGCTCCTACCGCCTCATTTGTGTAAGGCCCTCCGCCTTTACCTTGTTTGTCTTTTTCATTCTTGGATAAATCAGGAGAAACTTCTTCCCAATTGACCCCCTTGTCTCTAGTACGCAATAACATTTGTGCCCCGTGGTAATAGGTATCTTCTTCATGTTGTGACCAAATTATGGGAGCATTCCAGTTGTACCTGTATTTCATGTCTTTGGAATCTCTTCCTAAATACTGGATAGGAGCAGCCATAACCTGTGTACTGGCGTTTGCTTCGGTATCTAATATTTCAATAGTACCTAAATAACTACCTCCCATAACATATCTCGGATCATCAGGATCGAAAGCTAAAAAAGCGCTTTCTCCACCCGCTGAAGCCGACCAATTCTGTTGATCTATACCTCCACTACCAAGTGCAAGACTGCTAATTTTAACAGAAGAATTATCTTGTTGTCCACCGTAAATATGATAAGGAAACTGATTATCTGTATTCACTCTATAAAACTGCGCCGTAGGCATTCTGTTTTGAGAAGACCAGGATCCTCCAGAATTATAAGACACCGCTGCACCACCGTCGTTTGCGATGATCATGTTTTTACTGTTGTCTGGGTTGATCCAAAGATCGTGATGATCTCCGTGGGTCCCTGTTATGGTTGCCCAAGTGTTTCCACCATCTATAGAATGTTGTGCACTGGCATTAAGTACATATATTTTTTCTTCATCATTAGGGTCAATAAACAACTCTATATAGTACCAAGCTCTTTGAATAAGACTGTGGTCTGAAGATACTTTAGACCACTTTTCTCCTGCATTATTAGAAACAAATAAACCCCCTAACTCTTTATTAGAATCACTCTCCACTAAAGCATACACTTTGTCGGAGTTGGAACGACTCACTGCTATGGCCATTTTACCTTTCTCTTCAGGTAAGCCATCGTGAATTTTATTCCAAGACACTCCTCCATCGGTAGTTTTGTAAAGCCCACTTCCAGCACCTCCACTGATCACTTTCCAAGGCATACGCTGGTGCTCCCACATCGCCACATACAGGACCAAAGGATTGTTATAATCCATTGAC is a window of Nonlabens sp. MB-3u-79 DNA encoding:
- a CDS encoding alpha/beta hydrolase family protein; this encodes MRIFNIIKIIILIIVIQSCSSNDDTNTNMVEENLTIGHTTIVFYDDVRDRNIETQIYYPSATPGDDTNISPGNYPVIIFGHGFLMDWESYQNYWEELVPEGYIICFPTTEMSLSPSHEDFGKDLKTLAVQMQDQSEDENSIFHNSILPKTAIMGHSMGGGASFLASENNSTINTMVNFAAAETMPSAISSAFNVAIPSLIFSGENDCVAPADVNQDVMYNNLASPCKTQIKIIDGNHCNFANSNLSCDLGESFCSSNPSIAREQQQQITTDFLKLWLDYTLYDNQNSLNLFNDQLQTSTLINYSQSCN
- a CDS encoding PepSY-associated TM helix domain-containing protein: MKKNTKVKKQAKFLRFIRKIHRTLGAVLFIFFFFISVTGILLGWKKNTGGIIQAKSYAGISTDFKHWLPVDSLHTIACNVLRDSVSTDLSQELDRIDIKKNKGMIKFIFAEDFWGIQLDGTTGKLLHIEERRSDFIEKVHDGSILDYYLGTTGDQIKLLYTSIMGISLLMFTITGFWLWYGPKRMRKGKRATTT
- a CDS encoding VPS10 domain-containing protein, whose translation is MKKTNLFLLALFIVSASFAQSMDSVFKAVKYRNIGPFRGGRSVAASGVVGDPMTYYMGNTGGGLWKTEDGGQLWENISDGFFKTSSVGAVAVSESDPNIVYVGMGEHAPRAVMTSYGDGVYKSTDAGKTWNYVGLQATQHISRIVIHPKNPDILFVAAQGALYGPNKDRGVFKSVDGGASWSKVLYVNNLTGAAELSMDYNNPLVLYVAMWEHQRMPWKVISGGAGSGLYKTTDGGVSWNKIHDGLPEEKGKMAIAVSRSNSDKVYALVESDSNKELGGLFVSNNAGEKWSKVSSDHSLIQRAWYYIELFIDPNDEEKIYVLNASAQHSIDGGNTWATITGTHGDHHDLWINPDNSKNMIIANDGGAAVSYNSGGSWSSQNRMPTAQFYRVNTDNQFPYHIYGGQQDNSSVKISSLALGSGGIDQQNWSASAGGESAFLAFDPDDPRYVMGGSYLGTIEILDTEANASTQVMAAPIQYLGRDSKDMKYRYNWNAPIIWSQHEEDTYYHGAQMLLRTRDKGVNWEEVSPDLSKNEKDKQGKGGGPYTNEAVGAENYGTLAYVVESPYEKGVIWTATDDGVVQLTKDGGATWVNVTPKNLPETLINSIEVSPHDKATAYIATTRFKFNDYTPAIYKTTNYGKSWINISSGIPTGAYTRVVREDTKQKDLLFAGTELGMYISWNGGKKWQAFQLNLPITPITDLKVSHDDLVIATMGRSFWILDDLALIRQFKGEDTSFALLQPEDAIIGNWSSPLNTNSDSFSGTDDSQGVNPANGVVFYYYLPTATGDTALTLEIKDKEGNLVRRISSKEDPNYLEYPGGPSPEPLLTTNIGLNRFVWDMHYTSLPGIPTAYIEGSYKGHKAMPNEYTASIKQEDQIAKVIFHILPNPLYEVTEEDYQETHDFKTTTEARLTDMHRRVRKLKEVQDQIAQILKELPEEKKYSHVKSEGEAVFENLKIWDEDMVQRKSKAYDDVENFPNKFTAEYIFLIDQNSSDLPKVSQASKDRLNELDKQWELLKSRSEELINTSIPAYNKLLWDHGIGALKLN